In one window of bacterium DNA:
- a CDS encoding RsmE family RNA methyltransferase, giving the protein MLAVGPEGGWVPFELDLLQRHGFAVVGMGPRALRTDTACLVLLGLIAEHLRG; this is encoded by the coding sequence CTGCTCGCGGTCGGGCCCGAGGGCGGCTGGGTGCCCTTCGAGCTGGATCTGCTGCAGCGGCACGGGTTCGCGGTCGTCGGCATGGGCCCGCGCGCGCTGCGCACGGACACCGCCTGCCTCGTCCTGCTGGGCCTGATCGCCGAGCATCTGCGGGGCTGA